One part of the Acidobacteriota bacterium genome encodes these proteins:
- a CDS encoding DUF547 domain-containing protein, giving the protein MIYRLTQAVLCGFLLLVSVPVARAQNYTEYDRLLRTYVDARGLVNYAGLKKELGALKGFVDQLGAADPLAISEPDERLRYYLTAYNAWVLYHAANAYPAKNEMWNFIGQFKNHEIIMGGKKSSLEYLEHQIIRPQFKDPRAHFYLNCAARSCPGLWQGAIPAGQTLAVLERAAKRFLNDSRNVQYDAAAKRLTISKIFDWFADDFLNYLKTQKGLTQPHIAQYILLYLDAPQREALAKAPLHEISVKYFSYDKSLNEQR; this is encoded by the coding sequence ATGATTTACAGATTGACTCAAGCAGTTTTGTGCGGGTTCTTATTGCTGGTTAGCGTGCCAGTGGCCCGCGCCCAGAATTACACCGAGTATGACCGACTGCTGCGCACCTATGTGGACGCGCGCGGTCTGGTCAATTATGCGGGTTTGAAAAAAGAACTCGGGGCGTTGAAAGGCTTTGTAGACCAATTGGGCGCGGCTGACCCGCTGGCAATCAGCGAGCCGGACGAACGGCTGCGGTATTACCTGACCGCCTATAACGCCTGGGTGCTCTATCACGCGGCCAATGCTTATCCGGCCAAAAACGAAATGTGGAATTTCATCGGGCAGTTCAAAAATCACGAGATCATAATGGGCGGCAAAAAATCTTCGCTAGAGTATCTGGAGCATCAGATTATCCGCCCGCAGTTCAAAGACCCGCGCGCGCATTTTTATTTGAATTGCGCGGCGCGCAGTTGCCCGGGCTTGTGGCAGGGGGCGATTCCAGCGGGCCAAACATTAGCGGTGTTGGAACGGGCGGCCAAACGTTTTCTGAATGATTCACGCAACGTGCAATATGACGCGGCGGCCAAGCGGCTGACCATCTCGAAAATTTTTGACTGGTTCGCCGACGATTTTTTGAATTACCTGAAGACGCAGAAGGGCCTCACCCAGCCGCACATCGCGCAATACATCTTGCTATACCTGGACGCCCCGCAGCGCGAGGCGTTGGCGAAAGCGCCGTTGCATGAGATCAGCGTGAAGTATTTCAGCTATGACAAAAGCCTGAACGAGCAGCGTTGA
- a CDS encoding TIGR04283 family arsenosugar biosynthesis glycosyltransferase produces the protein MCLSIIIPTLNEAAIIRAAAAALAPWRDQIEIIIVDGGSTDETVARAQGCGLSVLTAPRGRGTQMNAGAQVARGDILLFLHADTRLPDEAPALIATALADPAVNGGHFSLQFDGGTRAAQWLTWLYPCLRLGGMCYGDSAIFARRAVFERLGGYRDMPLFEDVDLFKRLKRAGRFVHLPARATTSSRRFEGRFARTFALWSCLQVLYWLGAPPQRLAQLYRVAR, from the coding sequence ATGTGCCTCTCGATTATCATCCCGACGCTCAACGAAGCCGCCATCATTCGCGCCGCCGCCGCCGCGCTCGCCCCCTGGCGCGACCAAATCGAAATCATCATCGTTGACGGCGGCAGCACCGACGAGACCGTCGCCCGCGCACAGGGCTGTGGCTTGTCCGTGCTGACCGCGCCACGTGGACGCGGCACGCAGATGAACGCCGGGGCACAAGTCGCGCGCGGCGACATCCTGCTCTTCCTGCACGCCGACACGCGCTTGCCGGACGAAGCCCCGGCGTTGATCGCAACGGCTCTCGCCGATCCTGCCGTCAACGGCGGCCATTTCAGTTTGCAATTTGACGGCGGCACGCGCGCGGCCCAGTGGCTGACCTGGCTGTATCCTTGCTTGCGGTTGGGCGGGATGTGTTACGGCGATTCGGCCATCTTCGCGCGGCGCGCCGTCTTTGAAAGACTGGGCGGCTATCGCGACATGCCGCTGTTTGAAGACGTGGATTTGTTCAAACGGCTCAAACGCGCGGGCCGCTTTGTGCACTTGCCCGCCCGCGCCACGACTTCCTCACGCCGCTTTGAAGGGAGGTTCGCCCGCACCTTTGCGTTGTGGTCGTGTTTGCAGGTGTTGTATTGGTTAGGGGCACCGCCGCAACGCTTGGCGCAACTTTATCGCGTGGCGCGCTAA